CACGTCAGCGCCCGATCCTGTGCCGGTTTTGGTCAGCCTCAGAATGACGTTCTTTCCCGTTCCACAACACGCTTCCAAGAACAATTTCGGTGTCGATGAATCCATCCACTTGTGGATTTTTAAGTCACTGATGCGAGCGTTGGTTGACTCGCGGTCTCGCTGGGTCGAGGTGGCCGACGTGATCTGACGGCTTGAGCCCCACTCGAATTCTAAGATCGGAATCCAGTTTTTATGTCCGGCGGCATCGCTGGCGTTTCCCTGCGTGATGCCCGAATAAAACATGAACATCGACATTTCGTTTTCTCCTTAGCGGTCGCCACAGCGAGTCGTCGACATGGGCGACGCGGCGTTGTCTATCCTTAATTGTTGACAGCAAGCCGACGGGCGGCGAAACCGTACCCCTGTCGACTGCCGATGGTGGAGGGTTAGTGGAACCCAACGGTGATGGAGCCGTGTTTGATGAAATTGCCGATACGGGCGGCGGGTTTTTCCATGGGTCGTGTTCTCCCGAAATAATTTTTAGACGAGTAGTTATGAACCGCGCATGCGGGTCGCGACTGGCACTGCTCGGAGATGAACGAGTAACTCGGTGTGATTATCTGCATGGCCTTCCTCCCTGGTGTCCGTGGCTGGTTCTTTTTAGTAATGCTTGCGCAATTCTATCGGCGAATTTTTCGGAATGTTTTGCAACTTGTGCCCAGCTGTCGGGCGAAAGACACCGCCGCGCTGAACATTGCCGGGTGTTCACAGAACGTGAAACTCGGTTAGCAAACGGCCGCTGCTATCGCATTTTCCGAAGACTTGTAAGGCACGTCGATACCACTTTCATGGTGGCCGCCTCTCGGCGTTTACGACGCATGAACGCCGTTGGAAAGGATTGTGTTTGCG
This DNA window, taken from Gammaproteobacteria bacterium, encodes the following:
- a CDS encoding type VI secretion system tube protein Hcp, yielding MSMFMFYSGITQGNASDAAGHKNWIPILEFEWGSSRQITSATSTQRDRESTNARISDLKIHKWMDSSTPKLFLEACCGTGKNVILRLTKTGTGSGADVYMEYKLVRHEAVS